The Nymphaea colorata isolate Beijing-Zhang1983 chromosome 7, ASM883128v2, whole genome shotgun sequence DNA window GACACACACAAGAGCTTATAGCAATCCAATCTTTTCAATACGAAGCAGAAGATCACTATGTACGATGGGGACCCAGTTGTTAATAGCCACACAATGCATTAGGGACCCCGTTTGTTAGGGGTAGAGCCATAAATTTTCTAAGTGGGTCGAATTGTAGTTCCAAAATTTCAACAAGGGccaaaatacaatttttcaaaatttttgtgtagaataaatgattttttttcaaaaatttatatctaattttttttctttcttgaaattttgaggGGGGCAAGTTCCCTTCCGGCCATTCCTTGGCTCCACCAGTAGTGTTTGTGTGTATGCTTAGATTACTACAACCACAACCTAGCCATTGCAATACAGACTGTTTACAAGAGTGCATTTGACAGCattgaattttagatccaaggctgatttgaaatccattttaTGTAGGTTGGACCCATAAAGTAAACAAACACAAGATTTCATATTTgtagaaaaatgaacatttGAGATCCTCAATATGTGGCCAAAACCTTAGATTTGAAGGCGTCTAACCTCAATGTTTGAATCTGAGATCCTTAATTATCTCAAATCAACTTGAACCTCAAAtgcaaggctatcaaacacaccttaAGTAATCCAATTGCTGCATCCAGGggctttacacacacacacatgcacatgtataTGCTGCTGCATAgttatgacaaaaaaatgatCATAGCATGTTGGAGCTCGTGTGTGACATACATACATTTAATTGAATATCATGTAACTGCACTCCAGGTGAACAGTATTTGGTAAGCAAAGTATAAATTCATATAATTAGATTTAAATGTCTGTTTGACGGCCGTATATTGATATGTGGAATTCACTaacaaaaccaaattcaaatgtgTATTATCAATAACACCCAAGTCCCCCCATCAAATCCAACAGATCGCATGAAGGTGGTATCTGATAAGTACGGACTAACCCAACCATTCCGAAGGGACTTCTTTACTGGATACTCGAGAGGCACAACGAGTTCGACGCGTACAACACTTTCCTTTCTCGTCTCCCCCgactctctctatctctttcccATTTCTCGTCGGCGATGATTGGAGTAAAGCTTAAACGAAAACCATGGGGAACGAGGCAGTGATCTCCTTTCTTGTAGACCCTCTCGATCCCTAATTTTCTCATCTGTATCCAAAACCCTAATCCTAATTTCCTTCCATAGATCGATCTCGTCGGGGTGATGGCGGGTTTATCGTCATCGTCTTCGTCGTCGCCGTCGATCATGGAGTCGCTGTTCCAGCGGAGCCTGGAAGATATGATCAAGGGCCTGCGTGCCCACCCCTTAGGTGAGCCCCTCTTCCTTTCCAAATGTCTGGAGGAGGCCCGCCGGGAGGCGCGCTCCACCGACCACGACACCAAGACCGCCGCCCTGGAGAAACTGGCCTACGCCCGCTCCGTCCTAGGCGTCGACTCCTCCCCCTGGTCTGATTTCCACGTCGTCGAGGCCATGAGCTTTCCCCGCCACGCCCACCGCCGCGTCGGCTACCTCGCCGCCTCCCTCTCATTCTCCGATTCTACCGAGGTCCTCCTCCTCATCACCAACCTCCTCCGCAAGGACCTGACTGGAAAGTCCGAGCTCGATGCTGCACTCGCCCTCGAGTTTCTCTCCGTGGCCGCCACCCCTGACCTCGCGCGCGACCTCACTCCCGAGGTTTTCGCGCTCCTGGGCTCCGGCAAGCCTTATCTCAAGAAGAAGGCCATCGCCGTCCTCGTTAGGCTCTTCGACAGGTATCCGGACTCCGTCCGTGTGTGCTTCAAGCGGCTTGTCGAGAGTCTCGATGCATCGGACGTGCAGGTGGTATCCGCGGCCATTGGAGTTTTCTGCGAGCTGGCGGCGAAGGATCCCCGATCGTATCTGCCGTTGGCGCCTGAGTTTTATAAGGTTCTGGTTGATTCGAAGAACAACTGGGTGCTGATCAAGGTAGTGAAAATCTTCGCGTCGCTTGCCCCACTGGAGAGCAGGCTGGGCAACAAGGTGGTCAGGCCGATCTGCGAGATCATGAGGAAGACCGGTGCAAAGTCTCTCATGTTTGAGTGCATTAGGGCGATAGTCTTGAGCTTTTCTGAGCATGATGACGCGGTTGCTTCAGCTGTTGAGAAGATTCGAGAGTTGCTGCTTGATGAAGATCCAAATTTGACCTATCTTGGATTACAGGCGCTTCTGATTTTGATGCCGAAGCGGCTGTCCGCCGTCCTAGAGAACAAGGACGCCGTCGTGAAGTCCCTCGAACATGGAGATCCCTCGATCAGGAGGGTGGCACTAACTCTGGTGATGGGTATGGTGTCTGAGGACAATGTAGTTGAAATTTCGAGGGTCTTGGTGAGTTATGCCTTTAAATCTGACCCTGAGTTCTGTAACGAGATATTGGGATCGATCCTTTCAACTTGCAGTCAGAATCTTTACGAATTAGTTGTGGATTTCGATTGGTATGTCTCACTACTCGGGGAGATATCGAGGAGTCCACACTGCGGGCACGGGGAAGAAATTGAGCGACAACTGATAGACATTGCTCTCAGAGTCAAGGATGCTAGAGTCGAGCTGGTTCGTGTTTGTCGGGACCTTCTGATAGATCCTGCTTTGCTCGGCAATCCTCTAATGGACAGGATTTTGTCAGCGGCTGCGTGGATTGCTGGCGAATATGTCGACCTCTCAAAGAATCCGATTGAATTAGCGGAGGCATTACTGCAGCCACGTGCAAATTTCGTACCACCTGCTGTAAGGGCTGTTTATATCCAGTCAgtgttcaaaatttttgttttctgtttatatTCAGATTTTATGCAACCTGAATCTGCCAATGAGCTAGATTCTTGCAATGATGGTAAGATCTCtgtaaagaagaagaatttaGATAAGTTTGCTGCATTAAGCTTGTCTGAGGAATCAGTAGATAATAAGATAGAAATGGACACTGTAAATTCAGAGGATAAATTGGTGCCTGAAACATCAAGTGCAGTTCTTGAATGTATGTTCGAAGATAGGTTTCCTGTGAAGCTAGGTGGTGGAGAACAAGTTTCTTCAATGGCTGTGACAGAGAAGGGTATATACTCTTGCAATTCTATTTTTCATCTTCTAAATCTAGTTAGAGGATCTATCTCTCCACTGGTGGACATCGATCATGTTGATGTTCAAGAGAGGGCAAGGAATGTACTTGGATTCATTAATTCACTGGAGAAAATTCCTGGGTTTTGTGTAGAGGAAAATGTTAGTGAAGATACTTTCTTTgtgcaaaagaaggaaaacaagagaGCTTTCGAGTTCATTGAGCTGATGTATGGAATCTTTTTGGAGGAACTTGGTCCCGTATCTGTCTATGCCCAACAGAGGGTTCAAGTGCCCGACGGACTTGTCCTTAAGGAAAATCTTGCTGATCTGGACAGCATCTTGGGGGGTGACGTTTCTCAACTTGGCAGCTTCAGAGATGAGAACAGAGAAAATAGGGAATGGGATGTTCATCTGTTTAATTTGCAAAAGAATGAAGATAAGAAGCCAACCGATGAGTCCTCATCTCTGCTGTCTGAACACAGAAAGCGACATTTGATGTACTACCTACCTACTGAAATAGAACCATCCGAATCTAATGACTACCCACCTGCTAATATTAGTCAATCACTTGGTCATTCTTCTGATACTACTAATGATCTTGCAAAACTTACGGAGAAGTCATTAATATCAAAGATGACAAACCGCTCAAAACCACGGCCTCAGGTTGTAAAGTTGGATGAAGGAGATGAAGTAAGGAAACCTGCTGCAAGGCGAGGACAGGGTCAGCTTACTTCCACAGTAAATAATGTGCAAGAAGGGGAAAGGGAATCATCAGTGTCATCACATCCAGTGAATGATAAAGCAGAGTCAAGTAAATTCTTGAATGAGTCAACCATTAAAATGGATAGAAGTTCAACATTGCTTGGTGAAACTAGCttgccagaaaaagaaaaatatggccGTGGAGAAAAGCATGGAGATGGAAATTCAAGTTTGAAAATGGATAAGAGTCGTAGCAGGGATAAAGATCGGCATAGGGATTCTTCCAGGCATGataagaaagataaagaaagtACAAAGCACTCAAGTAAGAGTGATCGTCATCGCACAAAGCATAAGAACCAGCAAAGATCAAAAAGTCCCATATCTGTAGACCCAAAGACGACAGTAATTCCAGATTTTCTCTTGTAGAGTCAGCAAATTTGTGTTAgttttctcttttggtttttCCTGTTTGTATATTcacctttttgctttttttttttcctaagagTCTTaagcttgtttttcttttggggaatttcttttttattaggtTTAATGCCCGGAGCCTGCTTGTGATATGTTCCATTGTCTATCAGAAAATTATTTGTATACTTACAACAACctgtatatttttcttaatgACTTCGTAAATGGAAGTCAGAGCCAAAGaattttttagttcaatttGTGCCGCTGTGCATTGATTACCTCTTGTTAAAAGCTGTGGCATCTGTTCAGGCACCTAATTTTGTAATGTGCATCCATCAAAAGACATGCGAGCGAATGGTGTACACTTGTACATATGTATGAACGATAATTTTGTAATATCTGAACTggacaaaaaaaacatgcacataCATTTACCGGTTATGTATGTATGGAGAATAATGCATTTATGTGTACATTGTGATCTCTATGATATGTATGGCTTGTCCTAGAAGGTCTGctgacaaattttttttgatGCAGTTGTTCTGTACTTCTCTCAGGAACCTGCATTACTTGAGGTgtcttttcatgtttaattgtttctttaagcaataaaaaacaaaagcttaTGTTGCACCAGAAGCATGATGAGGTAAAAACAAGGTCTATTGTCCAATTTGTTTAATCCTAAGCACGTTGAGAGAGTATGCAATAGCGTTTTATGTACAAACATTTACAACTATATTTCATGAAGTGTTTAGGATGTTTAGAAAATGATTTGCTTGGGATGTTTTGTACGAATGCTGATTTAGTGTGGCTTctatatgtgtatattatatgtgttttgGCTTGCATTGGAATTCACATGCATGTCCTGACACAGCATCTTTTATAGGTCCTGGGCGTGTCTGCATGCTTTGTCATACAGATTTCACATGCATGTGCTTGCAGAAACATTTTCATCCATATCTGTTGTATAATGCATGGTTAACTCAGCAACCACTCGTTCTCTATCAATGACTCTCATTGTTGGTTTTCTTCATTGGGAGCAGTTTCTCTTGAATGGTTGTGTGGTTCCCTGAGAACGGGCTTGTCCTATTGGAGGCTTTTGACTAAAATAAGCTGTAGATTTCCTGCAACACTTTTTGCATTGTCCATGTTTTATGCCTTTATGGAAAGTTGTAGCTCTTTTTCTGTAGCACTTGAAGGTTTTGATAGGGTCCTTTGGTACTTTCAACAAccatttcattttgaatatgTTGTAGATGGATGGCATGGTCCTGATGAGAGGATTGTGCCTATGAACATAAGATTGATGGTTACGTAGTTGAGTTAGCTAAAATTGCTTTGTCAACTTTCATGTGGTAAGTGCGAGGAATCTTGTCGCTAGGagatatttatgagaaaattaGCTACTTAATTGCAGCATAATAACTGTATACATAAGACTTGAACGATAGAAACTAAAGGATAAAAATGTGAAAGTTTTCAGGCACTAAAAGTGGGGAAGAAACAAAGAATAGTAGTattgaaaaaattgatgttGTAATGGCAGTAAGACCTAAATTTTGTGCCTTCATGATGTAAAGTGGACAAAAATTAATAGGACAATATAAAACTAACATGCAGTAAATGGAATAGGACAAACTCGACATTTATTTTCCTACTAGTATGAGTTCATCTCAAGAGAAGATTTATTGAGTCTTTTCTCTGTCGACTTTCTCCTAATGCATGGTTCTGATAATCTTTCAATGAAAGTTTGGTCCCTTGTTTGTTTACATGAAATGACAGGCTTGAACGCTGGATTGTTAGAGAAATGAGCAAATAATGATTACAGCGTTGATCTTTTGCAATCAATTCATTCACAGGCTTCCTGCCCAGATTTTACTTTGGATGGTAAAAACTGGTTGTACCTGCTTATGTCCAAGAGAGTTTTATGGGCCATGATATGCAGGGTATTCCTTCTATGGCCAGGCTAGCTGTAGTATATGTTGCACTGGAAGTGGAAACTAGATGATTAAGCTAAGTTGACAAGGTATAGGTGCTTTGTGAAAACCAACCTTAACTTGGTTTTCTTGTCatgatggatccatactgttttattttgttataatctgaatttttttctcctccAGAGCAGGTGTACAGTCTCTGTCATAATGGACCTATAGCGGTGTTAACATTTTCCTTCTGATTAACTTGAAAGTATATGTGCCTTGGATACAGGTATGAAATTTCCAGCCATTTCTGCATtacacttatttttttcttgctaaAAATGTTTCTCTTCCATCTCATGATAAAAATAATACCTCGCCGATTCCATTTATAGCGTGACTACGTACCCAATTCCTTTCTATACCAATAGTATGTTCCGTAAATCTGAAACACCCATCCTATGATTATCACTACACATCAGACATATTATGGATGCTAATTTGCTTTGTTAAAAGTCTGCTGGATTTGTTGCAGTATGTTTAGGAATGTTAAACAGTGAGAGGCTAGTAGCACTAACAGAAGCGTCTGTCAATTGTTTTTCATACTGTTGAAGTCATGCCCGAACATGGCCATGCCCAAACAAATGCTCGTTCAAACCCTACACTAAGTTTGAAGAGgcttagtttttttcttttcatttgagaTGGCATTAGAGGCGATGCAAGTTTGGAGAAGATGGTAGGTCATGAAAGACTGGAG harbors:
- the LOC116257626 gene encoding AP-3 complex subunit delta, producing the protein MAGLSSSSSSSPSIMESLFQRSLEDMIKGLRAHPLGEPLFLSKCLEEARREARSTDHDTKTAALEKLAYARSVLGVDSSPWSDFHVVEAMSFPRHAHRRVGYLAASLSFSDSTEVLLLITNLLRKDLTGKSELDAALALEFLSVAATPDLARDLTPEVFALLGSGKPYLKKKAIAVLVRLFDRYPDSVRVCFKRLVESLDASDVQVVSAAIGVFCELAAKDPRSYLPLAPEFYKVLVDSKNNWVLIKVVKIFASLAPLESRLGNKVVRPICEIMRKTGAKSLMFECIRAIVLSFSEHDDAVASAVEKIRELLLDEDPNLTYLGLQALLILMPKRLSAVLENKDAVVKSLEHGDPSIRRVALTLVMGMVSEDNVVEISRVLVSYAFKSDPEFCNEILGSILSTCSQNLYELVVDFDWYVSLLGEISRSPHCGHGEEIERQLIDIALRVKDARVELVRVCRDLLIDPALLGNPLMDRILSAAAWIAGEYVDLSKNPIELAEALLQPRANFVPPAVRAVYIQSVFKIFVFCLYSDFMQPESANELDSCNDGKISVKKKNLDKFAALSLSEESVDNKIEMDTVNSEDKLVPETSSAVLECMFEDRFPVKLGGGEQVSSMAVTEKGIYSCNSIFHLLNLVRGSISPLVDIDHVDVQERARNVLGFINSLEKIPGFCVEENVSEDTFFVQKKENKRAFEFIELMYGIFLEELGPVSVYAQQRVQVPDGLVLKENLADLDSILGGDVSQLGSFRDENRENREWDVHLFNLQKNEDKKPTDESSSLLSEHRKRHLMYYLPTEIEPSESNDYPPANISQSLGHSSDTTNDLAKLTEKSLISKMTNRSKPRPQVVKLDEGDEVRKPAARRGQGQLTSTVNNVQEGERESSVSSHPVNDKAESSKFLNESTIKMDRSSTLLGETSLPEKEKYGRGEKHGDGNSSLKMDKSRSRDKDRHRDSSRHDKKDKESTKHSSKSDRHRTKHKNQQRSKSPISVDPKTTVIPDFLL